Proteins from a single region of Ziziphus jujuba cultivar Dongzao chromosome 1, ASM3175591v1:
- the LOC107415416 gene encoding desmethyl-deoxy-podophyllotoxin synthase-like: MELQYSLSLTIFLIIFSLFWFVKQSRSSIKLPPGPWKLPVIGNLHNLVGSLPHHALRELARKHGPFMHLQLGQVSQVIISSPRMAREIMKTHDLRFAQRPELLAMQVLTYGGSDIAFAPYGDYWRQIRKVCIIELLSVKRVQSFASIREDEVWNLVQSIKLSEGLINFTEKIYSLTSSITCRTAFGDKRQDEHEFVSLSEEAISLAGGFDIAELFPSNKFLQITRRMATNKLKKVRSKVNQILENIIHEHRQKHMTEKNGGDESWPREEDLVDVLLRLQQSGSREFPLTTDNIKAVIWEIFTAGTDTSSTTVVWAMSEMMKNPRVIEKAQAEVRKLCQGNKGLIQEKDIQRLSYLKLVVKETLRLHPPGPLLLPRECREACKIDGYEIPLKTRVIVNAWAIGRDPEYWNDAESFIPERFDGSSIDYKGTDFEYIPFGAGRRMCPGIAFGMANVEIPLANLLYHFNWQLPSGKEPENLDMTEAFGSTVGKKNDLYLIAIPFTPLLSCI, encoded by the exons ATGGAGCTCCAATATTCATTGTCCCTCACCATTTTCCTCATCATCTTCTCCTTGTTTTGGTTTGTAAAACAAAGTAGATCTTCCATTAAGCTCCCTCCAGGTCCATGGAAGCTACCTGTCATAGGGAATTTACACAACTTGGTAGGCTCACTACCACATCATGCTCTTCGAGAACTAGCCAGGAAACATGGACCTTTCATGCATCTACAATTAGGCCAAGTTTCTCAAGTAATTATATCATCACCAAGGATGGCCAGAGAGATAATGAAAACCCATGACCTTCGCTTCGCACAGAGGCCAGAACTTCTTGCGATGCAAGTCTTGACTTATGGTGGCTCAGACATTGCCTTCGCTCCATATGGAGATTACTGGAGGCAAATAAGAAAAGTTTGCATCATAGAGCTCCTAAGCGTCAAGAGGGTCCAATCTTTCGCTTCTATTCGAGAAGATGAGGTTTGGAATCTTGTTCAGTCAATTAAATTATCTGAGGGATTGATCAATTTTACTGAAAAGATTTACTCCTTAACAAGTTCCATAACATGTAGAACAGCATTTGGTGATAAACGCCAAGATGAACATGAATTTGTATCATTGTCAGAGGAAGCTATATCATTAGCAGGAGGATTTGATATAGCCGAACTGTTTCCTTCAAATAAATTTCTTCAAATAACAAGGAGGATGGCAACTAATAAGTTGAAGAAGGTACGCAGCAAGGTCAATCAGATTCTTGAAAATATCATCCACGAACACAGACAGAAACATATGACAGAAAAAAATGGTGGTGATGAAAGTTGGCCGCGGGAGGAAGATCTGGTTGATGTTCTGCTACGACTTCAGCAAAGTGGCAGCCGTGAATTTCCGCTCACAACCGACAACATAAAAGCTGTGATTTGg GAAATTTTCACTGCTGGAACTGATACTTCATCAACAACAGTGGTGTGGGCAATGTCAGAAATGATGAAAAACCCAAGAGTGATAGAGAAGGCACAAGCTGAGGTCAGAAAACTCTGCCAAGGAAATAAAGGACTAATCCAAGAGAAAGATATACAGAGATTGAGCTATTTGAAGTTGGTGGTCAAAGAAACTCTGAGGCTGCACCCTCCAGGTCCATTGTTACTCCCTAGAGAATGCAGGGAGGCTTGCAAAATTGATGGCTATGAAATCCCATTAAAAACCAGAGTCATCGTGAATGCGTGGGCGATTGGAAGAGATCCAGAGTATTGGAATGATGCTGAGAGCTTCATACCAGAGAGGTTTGATGGAAGTTCCATTGATTATAAGGGCACAGACTTTGAATATATTCCTTTTGGAGCAGGAAGAAGGATGTGTCCTGGCATAGCGTTTGGGATGGCCAATGTTGAGATTCCTCTTGCTAATCTACTCTACCACTTCAACTGGCAACTTCCCAGTGGAAAAGAACCAGAGAATCTAGACATGACTGAAGCCTTTGGATCTACTGTGGGAAAGAAAAACGATCTGTATTTGATTGCCATCCCTTTTACTCCTTTACTCTCATGTATTTGA